One stretch of Marinobacterium iners DNA includes these proteins:
- a CDS encoding LysR family transcriptional regulator, which produces MLNWQDIQIFLEVARADRLTDAARRLTIDHSTVSRRIRRFETELNTQLFERSTHGYRLTAAGEQLLLFAEEMARQVTGASESISDQNLQVSGQIRLGVTEGFGTYVITPLLSAFQRRYPELTVELLALPRAVNLGRHEADLAITIDRPRNAEMVVSRLCHYRLQLYGEQGYLDRRGRPAGVDALSDFDLIGYVDDLIFSDQLCYLDPLLQGLPTLPRFAQRSTSIVTQLHAVLAGSGLAVLPCFMAEQDPRLEPLLRSEIDICREFWIAARAEQRQLLRVRLLWQFLKDAIELNQPWLMGESDTGLQLPLSVPLVQQT; this is translated from the coding sequence ATGCTCAATTGGCAGGACATCCAGATCTTTCTAGAAGTGGCCCGTGCCGATCGGCTGACCGATGCAGCCCGCCGATTAACCATAGACCATTCCACGGTATCACGTCGTATCCGTCGCTTTGAAACCGAACTCAATACGCAACTTTTTGAGCGCAGCACCCACGGCTACAGGTTAACCGCCGCCGGTGAGCAACTGCTGCTGTTTGCAGAAGAGATGGCTCGCCAGGTCACAGGGGCAAGCGAGAGTATCAGTGACCAGAACCTTCAGGTCAGCGGCCAGATCCGACTCGGTGTAACCGAAGGCTTTGGCACCTACGTTATCACGCCGCTTTTGAGTGCATTCCAGCGCCGCTATCCGGAGTTGACGGTTGAGCTGCTTGCCCTTCCCCGTGCGGTCAACCTGGGGCGGCATGAAGCGGATCTGGCCATTACAATCGACCGTCCACGAAATGCCGAGATGGTGGTTTCGCGGCTGTGCCACTACAGGCTGCAGCTTTATGGTGAGCAGGGGTATCTGGATCGCAGGGGGCGCCCGGCCGGAGTTGATGCGCTGTCAGACTTTGATCTGATCGGCTATGTGGACGATCTGATCTTCAGTGATCAACTGTGCTATCTCGATCCTCTGCTGCAGGGATTACCGACATTGCCCCGCTTTGCACAACGCAGCACCAGCATTGTCACCCAGCTGCATGCCGTGTTGGCCGGCAGTGGACTGGCTGTGCTGCCCTGCTTCATGGCGGAGCAGGACCCTCGACTGGAGCCCTTATTGAGGTCTGAGATCGACATTTGCCGTGAGTTCTGGATAGCCGCCCGTGCGGAACAGCGCCAGCTGTTGCGGGTACGCTTGTTGTGGCAATTTTTAAAGGATGCGATTGAGCTCAATCA
- a CDS encoding CoA-acylating methylmalonate-semialdehyde dehydrogenase: protein MSVREIPLFINGQPVRSQSPEWRDVINPATQEVVARVPFATVDEVNRAVASAKEAFKSWRKVSLAQRMRIMLKFQALVREHTPELAALITEEHGKTLPDAEGEVGRGLEVIEHACSITSLQLGEIAENAAGGVNVYSLQQPIGVGAGITAFNFPVMLPCFMFPLAIATGNTFILKPSEQDPTSTMRLVELAHEAGIPAGVLNVVHGGADVANQICDHPDIKALSFIGSTHVGTHIYNRAGAAGKRVQSMMGAKNHCVIMPDANRSQAINNVIGSCFGAAGQRCMANSVVVLVGEAKEWLPEMIERSKEMKVGPGTQRDADLGPLVSPQARDRVVSLIDAGVAEGATLALDGRNISVDGYPEGNFVGPTIFTDVKPEMRIYSEEIFGPVMCVVCVDTLDDAIEFINANPNGNGTSIFTSSGWAARRYENDIDVGQVGINVPIPVPVAFFSFTGSRASKLGDLGPNGKQAIQFWTQTKTVTSRWFEPDSESLGVNTTISMK from the coding sequence ATGTCGGTTCGAGAAATTCCGCTTTTCATTAATGGTCAACCGGTCCGTTCACAGAGCCCAGAGTGGCGCGATGTCATCAACCCGGCCACGCAGGAGGTGGTCGCCCGAGTTCCTTTTGCCACGGTGGATGAAGTTAATCGTGCGGTAGCTTCAGCCAAGGAGGCGTTCAAAAGCTGGCGCAAGGTGTCGCTGGCTCAGCGCATGCGCATCATGCTGAAATTTCAGGCACTGGTGCGTGAACATACGCCAGAGCTTGCTGCCTTGATTACCGAAGAGCATGGCAAGACGTTGCCTGACGCCGAAGGTGAAGTGGGGCGTGGTCTTGAAGTTATAGAGCATGCCTGTTCCATCACCTCACTGCAGTTGGGGGAGATCGCCGAGAATGCCGCCGGAGGCGTGAATGTCTATTCGCTGCAGCAACCGATCGGTGTGGGAGCTGGCATTACGGCGTTTAACTTCCCTGTGATGTTGCCTTGCTTCATGTTCCCGCTGGCCATCGCCACAGGCAATACCTTCATTCTCAAACCGTCCGAACAGGACCCGACGTCGACCATGCGTCTGGTTGAGCTGGCGCATGAGGCTGGGATACCAGCTGGCGTATTGAATGTGGTGCACGGTGGTGCCGATGTTGCCAACCAGATCTGTGACCATCCTGATATCAAGGCGCTTTCGTTTATCGGCTCCACTCATGTGGGTACTCATATCTACAACCGTGCCGGTGCGGCCGGCAAGCGTGTGCAGTCCATGATGGGAGCCAAGAACCACTGTGTGATCATGCCGGATGCCAACCGCAGCCAGGCGATCAACAACGTGATCGGTTCCTGCTTCGGTGCGGCAGGGCAACGCTGCATGGCCAACTCGGTTGTAGTGCTGGTCGGGGAAGCGAAGGAGTGGCTGCCCGAGATGATCGAGCGCTCCAAAGAGATGAAAGTGGGGCCCGGCACCCAGCGTGATGCCGACCTGGGGCCATTGGTATCGCCACAGGCGCGGGACCGCGTGGTTAGCCTCATCGACGCGGGAGTGGCTGAAGGTGCAACTCTGGCACTGGATGGTCGTAACATCAGTGTGGACGGTTATCCTGAAGGCAACTTTGTTGGGCCGACCATTTTCACCGATGTGAAGCCCGAAATGCGCATCTACAGTGAAGAGATCTTCGGGCCGGTGATGTGTGTTGTATGCGTTGACACTCTGGATGATGCCATTGAGTTCATCAATGCCAACCCCAACGGCAACGGCACCTCCATCTTCACCAGTTCCGGCTGGGCGGCGCGTCGCTACGAGAACGATATCGACGTCGGCCAAGTGGGCATCAATGTGCCGATTCCGGTTCCAGTGGCCTTCTTCAGTTTTACCGGCTCAAGAGCATCCAAGCTGGGGGATCTTGGCCCCAACGGCAAGCAAGCGATTCAATTCTGGACGCAGACCAAAACCGTGACTTCTCGCTGGTTTGAACCTGACAGCGAATCGCTTGGGGTCAATACTACAATTTCCATGAAGTAA
- a CDS encoding TRAP transporter substrate-binding protein, with protein sequence MSQYSRMTTAIGAGVAALALSTTLQAAGPAKLDVANTFNTNIFIGEGAVRFAKELETVTDGKVQLKVHNPGDLVPAFEVFNAVSSGAIPAGWDWIGYWAGTVPVTNLYGALPFGPSPEAFMSWMWAGEGTEILQSAYDQYNVKVLPCFISPQETGGWYNKEINDIKDFDGLRIRISGLGAKVLNKYGASTQLIPGGEIYLALERGRIDASEFSVPQVDQLMGFEEITKYYYFPGWHQSASWFSFIINKDVWNQYDEKTKAQFETACRATLQWAMAEAPAEQIRTIRKLEEKGIEVKRFPDPVLAELRKGWDEVREEEMKNNPLFKKAYESLMEHSKLVDEWYELQAIPR encoded by the coding sequence ATGAGTCAGTACTCTCGCATGACAACCGCCATCGGCGCTGGTGTGGCAGCACTTGCGCTTTCAACCACTTTGCAGGCGGCAGGCCCCGCCAAACTGGACGTGGCGAACACCTTCAACACCAATATTTTCATCGGGGAAGGTGCAGTTCGTTTTGCCAAGGAGCTGGAAACGGTAACCGACGGCAAGGTACAGCTGAAGGTCCACAACCCTGGCGATCTGGTACCCGCGTTTGAAGTGTTCAACGCCGTATCTTCGGGTGCAATCCCCGCAGGCTGGGACTGGATCGGCTACTGGGCCGGTACGGTACCGGTGACAAATCTCTACGGTGCGTTGCCATTTGGCCCAAGCCCGGAAGCCTTCATGTCATGGATGTGGGCCGGCGAGGGCACCGAGATTCTGCAAAGTGCCTATGATCAGTACAACGTAAAAGTGCTGCCCTGCTTCATTTCACCGCAGGAAACCGGTGGCTGGTACAACAAGGAAATCAACGATATCAAGGATTTCGATGGTCTGCGTATCCGTATTTCCGGGTTGGGTGCCAAGGTGTTGAACAAATACGGTGCATCCACTCAGCTGATTCCGGGCGGTGAAATCTACCTCGCCCTCGAGCGTGGTCGTATTGATGCCTCCGAGTTTTCGGTACCTCAGGTCGATCAGTTGATGGGCTTTGAAGAGATTACCAAGTACTACTACTTCCCGGGTTGGCATCAGTCGGCCAGCTGGTTCTCCTTCATTATCAACAAGGATGTCTGGAATCAGTACGACGAGAAGACCAAGGCACAGTTTGAAACCGCGTGTCGCGCCACCCTGCAATGGGCCATGGCAGAAGCGCCGGCTGAGCAGATCCGTACCATTCGCAAGCTTGAAGAGAAGGGAATTGAAGTAAAACGTTTCCCGGATCCGGTGCTGGCCGAGTTGCGCAAGGGATGGGATGAAGTCCGCGAAGAAGAGATGAAAAACAATCCGTTGTTCAAGAAAGCCTATGAGTCGTTGATGGAGCATAGCAAGCTGGTTGATGAGTGGTACGAGCTGCAGGCCATACCGCGCTGA
- a CDS encoding TRAP transporter substrate-binding protein produces MKNKTKSLAVGVSVLAISMSVVAEGPSRLDVASGYSLRNMFGASAQNVAEQVELLSGGELKLKVHEPGELVPPFEILNSVSSGAIPAGWSSIAYFAGTLPIANLYGALPFSPSAEAVFSWTAAGEGRELLQKSMDKYGVKVVPCSFLPQEPGGWFNKEINGIEDFKGLSMRISGLGAKVLNKYGATTQLIPGGEVYLALERGRVDAAEFSIPAVDQSMGLHEIASNYYFPGWQQGAGWLALLINQGVWDSYSETQQARIETACKANIQKEFDEVLPAQIKALQELRDKGVNVKRFPEPVLAELRKGWDEVREEEMRNNPEFKQAYESLMQHSALVDEWYELQQISN; encoded by the coding sequence ATGAAAAATAAAACTAAATCTCTTGCGGTAGGCGTTTCTGTTTTAGCGATCAGCATGTCGGTGGTGGCGGAAGGTCCGTCCAGACTTGATGTGGCCAGCGGCTATTCACTTCGGAACATGTTTGGTGCCAGTGCGCAGAACGTGGCTGAGCAGGTTGAGTTGCTCAGTGGCGGCGAGCTGAAGCTGAAAGTCCATGAGCCGGGTGAGCTGGTACCTCCCTTCGAGATCCTGAACTCAGTATCCTCCGGAGCGATTCCCGCGGGCTGGAGCAGTATTGCCTATTTTGCCGGCACCTTGCCGATCGCCAACCTGTATGGCGCATTGCCTTTCAGTCCATCTGCGGAAGCCGTGTTTTCATGGACTGCAGCAGGTGAAGGGCGTGAGCTGCTGCAGAAATCAATGGATAAGTACGGTGTCAAGGTTGTGCCCTGTTCCTTCCTGCCTCAGGAACCCGGTGGCTGGTTCAACAAGGAAATCAACGGCATTGAGGATTTCAAGGGACTCTCAATGCGAATTTCAGGTCTGGGAGCCAAGGTGCTTAACAAGTATGGTGCCACAACCCAGCTGATCCCGGGCGGTGAAGTCTATCTGGCACTTGAGCGTGGTCGTGTGGACGCAGCGGAGTTTTCAATCCCGGCCGTTGACCAGTCCATGGGGCTGCACGAGATCGCCAGCAACTATTACTTCCCGGGTTGGCAGCAGGGTGCCGGCTGGCTTGCCCTCTTGATCAATCAGGGCGTGTGGGACAGCTACTCCGAGACACAACAGGCAAGGATAGAAACCGCGTGCAAGGCTAATATCCAGAAGGAGTTTGATGAGGTATTGCCGGCACAGATCAAGGCACTTCAGGAACTTAGGGATAAAGGGGTCAACGTAAAACGCTTCCCCGAGCCTGTCCTGGCGGAACTTCGCAAAGGCTGGGATGAAGTGCGGGAAGAAGAGATGCGCAACAACCCGGAATTCAAACAAGCCTATGAGTCGCTCATGCAGCACTCTGCTCTGGTAGATGAATGGTATGAACTCCAGCAGATATCAAACTGA
- a CDS encoding TRAP transporter small permease subunit, whose protein sequence is MNSSRYQTDTPLPGWRLQGARWCSIVACPLIGVGRWLGRISSWLVLAVMVAVLTTVVMNAMGINELMRWDGKVFLLGEAVTINTVTEMQWHLFGLLTLIGASYAMHADTHVRVDMLHHSMSRTTQHWVEIVGHTLMLLPFCILVAWLSRHMVQMSFISGEQSNYGGLTDRYLIKGALPAGLMLLALGALGQIFDRLARIMDPARDVEESSDAG, encoded by the coding sequence ATGAACTCCAGCAGATATCAAACTGATACTCCTCTACCCGGCTGGCGCCTGCAGGGCGCCCGCTGGTGTTCAATCGTTGCCTGCCCCCTGATCGGGGTTGGGCGGTGGCTCGGTCGGATCAGCAGTTGGCTGGTGCTGGCTGTAATGGTGGCCGTGCTGACAACCGTGGTGATGAATGCCATGGGCATCAATGAACTGATGCGTTGGGATGGCAAGGTGTTTCTGCTGGGAGAGGCCGTGACCATCAACACGGTCACCGAAATGCAGTGGCACCTGTTCGGCCTGTTGACGTTGATTGGGGCCAGCTATGCCATGCATGCGGATACACACGTTCGTGTGGATATGCTGCACCATTCCATGTCCCGTACCACCCAACACTGGGTGGAGATTGTGGGGCATACCCTGATGCTGTTGCCGTTCTGCATTCTGGTGGCCTGGCTGTCACGGCATATGGTGCAGATGTCGTTTATCTCCGGTGAGCAATCCAATTATGGGGGGCTGACGGATCGATATCTGATCAAGGGTGCCTTGCCAGCCGGTCTCATGTTGCTCGCGCTGGGTGCGCTGGGGCAGATATTTGATCGTTTGGCACGGATCATGGACCCGGCACGTGATGTAGAGGAGAGCTCTGATGCTGGATGA
- a CDS encoding TRAP transporter large permease, which translates to MLDEYGLAIAMIVALLVGIFSGYPVAFLLGGLGILFAFIGDIPLPFLGTVASRIFGGVIENWLLIAIPLFVFMGLMLERSGVAKNLLLTLQRLFGNVRGGLAVSVALLGVVMAASTGIIGASVVMLGLLALPVMLKQGYKPEMAYGVVAASGTLGILIPPSIMLVLMGSIMNISVGDLFKAALVPGLMLGGLYTLYLLSAAYFRPDWAPLAREGGEAHLSEDQSPLGLALLRDLLGPVVLIVAVLGSIMAGIATPTEAAAIGAAGSMLLALFLRQLNMNTLRHVCRSTSKTSAMILFVVIGATCFSVVFKRLGGADMIEELITGTGLGPYGLLLLLMGLIFLLGFFLEWIEISFVILPLLLPVVAGLEFEGLNGSALMVWFAILVAINLQTSFLTPPFGYALFYLKGITRGDVSIGTIYRSIIPFVLLQLAGLALCIMFPSIVLWLPGLS; encoded by the coding sequence ATGCTGGATGAATATGGCCTGGCCATCGCCATGATTGTGGCGCTGCTGGTGGGAATTTTCAGTGGCTACCCTGTTGCGTTTCTGCTGGGGGGGCTGGGTATTCTGTTCGCCTTCATTGGCGATATTCCGTTGCCGTTTCTGGGAACGGTTGCTTCCCGCATTTTTGGTGGCGTGATTGAGAACTGGCTATTGATTGCCATTCCGCTGTTCGTCTTTATGGGACTGATGCTGGAGCGTTCCGGGGTGGCCAAAAACCTCCTGCTGACGCTGCAGCGGCTGTTCGGTAACGTGCGTGGCGGTCTCGCTGTATCGGTGGCACTGCTCGGGGTTGTGATGGCCGCGAGCACCGGCATTATCGGAGCCTCGGTTGTGATGCTGGGGCTGCTGGCGCTGCCGGTGATGCTGAAGCAGGGCTACAAACCTGAAATGGCATACGGTGTGGTGGCGGCGTCCGGTACCCTGGGTATTCTGATCCCGCCATCGATCATGCTGGTGCTGATGGGTTCCATCATGAACATTTCAGTTGGCGACCTGTTCAAGGCCGCTCTGGTTCCCGGGCTGATGCTGGGCGGACTCTATACGCTTTACCTGTTGTCGGCTGCGTACTTTCGCCCGGATTGGGCTCCGTTGGCCCGTGAGGGAGGCGAAGCGCATTTGTCAGAAGATCAGTCCCCGCTTGGGTTGGCACTTTTGCGTGACTTGTTGGGTCCCGTTGTGCTGATCGTGGCGGTACTGGGTTCGATTATGGCGGGCATTGCGACACCGACGGAAGCCGCTGCCATTGGGGCGGCCGGCTCCATGCTGCTCGCTCTCTTCCTGCGACAGCTGAACATGAATACGCTGCGCCACGTATGTCGTTCCACCTCAAAAACCTCGGCTATGATCCTGTTCGTGGTGATTGGCGCCACCTGTTTTAGTGTGGTGTTCAAGCGCCTCGGCGGTGCAGACATGATAGAGGAGCTGATCACCGGGACAGGGCTTGGGCCGTACGGTTTGCTGTTACTGTTGATGGGACTGATCTTCCTGCTGGGTTTTTTCCTGGAATGGATCGAGATCAGTTTCGTGATTCTGCCGTTGCTGCTGCCGGTGGTCGCCGGGCTCGAATTTGAGGGGCTTAACGGTAGTGCGCTGATGGTATGGTTTGCGATCCTGGTGGCGATTAATTTGCAGACCAGCTTTTTGACGCCGCCCTTTGGCTACGCGCTGTTCTATCTCAAGGGCATCACGCGGGGGGATGTGAGTATCGGTACCATCTACCGTTCAATCATCCCGTTTGTACTGCTGCAGCTGGCCGGTCTGGCACTGTGCATTATGTTCCCGTCGATCGTGCTTTGGTTACCGGGACTGAGTTGA
- a CDS encoding CobW family GTP-binding protein has protein sequence MPAQPLHSVPTNIITGFLGSGKTTAINHLLSLKLPSERWAVLINEFGQIGVDASLVTHSDGVELRELAGGCLCCALGPSLPITLATLLRKARPDRLLIEPTGLGHPARIVDTLQNAQFTDVLDLRSIICMLDPAVLTQPEVMQQPGFLDQLNLSDVIVLNRTDLAESNLTREALELSQHMFPPKQGVFTVDRGQLDLAWLDLVHDGQLSAQFPEAHAESAKASPLMAPVISQPEQSPQPRQPLFKQGQAEGYFSYGWVFTAADRFDYRAIQTFLDSVSEATRIKAALGIGHTWVGYNRNRGDKAAEVSELAWRRDSRIEILADRQIDSAELEKHLLACLQ, from the coding sequence GTGCCCGCACAGCCACTTCACTCCGTTCCAACCAACATCATCACCGGGTTTCTCGGCAGCGGCAAAACCACTGCCATCAATCACCTGCTGAGTCTCAAGCTTCCCTCCGAACGCTGGGCCGTTTTGATCAACGAATTTGGCCAGATCGGTGTCGACGCCAGTTTGGTGACCCACTCCGATGGCGTTGAGCTGCGTGAACTGGCGGGCGGTTGCCTCTGCTGCGCACTGGGCCCAAGCCTGCCGATCACCCTGGCAACACTTCTGCGCAAAGCAAGGCCGGACCGGCTACTGATCGAGCCCACGGGACTTGGTCACCCTGCCCGTATCGTCGATACTTTGCAGAACGCACAGTTTACAGACGTACTCGATCTGCGCAGCATCATTTGCATGCTTGACCCTGCTGTTCTGACACAGCCCGAGGTAATGCAGCAGCCGGGGTTTCTGGATCAACTCAACCTGTCCGATGTCATTGTCCTGAACCGCACCGATCTAGCGGAATCCAACCTGACGCGGGAAGCACTGGAACTGTCTCAACACATGTTCCCACCCAAGCAGGGAGTCTTCACGGTTGATAGAGGACAGCTGGACCTCGCCTGGCTCGATCTGGTTCACGATGGTCAGCTCAGCGCACAGTTTCCCGAGGCGCATGCCGAATCCGCGAAAGCCAGTCCACTAATGGCACCGGTAATATCACAGCCGGAACAGTCACCACAGCCACGGCAGCCATTATTCAAGCAAGGACAGGCCGAGGGCTATTTCAGTTATGGCTGGGTTTTTACGGCAGCTGACCGCTTCGATTACAGAGCCATCCAAACGTTTCTCGACAGTGTGAGCGAGGCCACCCGAATCAAGGCTGCACTGGGGATCGGTCATACATGGGTGGGGTACAACCGCAATCGCGGGGATAAAGCAGCAGAAGTCAGTGAGCTGGCCTGGCGCCGAGACTCACGTATCGAAATACTCGCCGACCGTCAGATCGACAGTGCCGAGCTGGAAAAACACCTGTTGGCTTGTCTGCAATAG
- the nfsA gene encoding oxygen-insensitive NADPH nitroreductase, which produces MNPTIELLNAHRSIRKFTSEPVDQATVETLIKAGQAAATSSFIQACTVIQVSQGEKRNALAEMAGNQAYVAEAPLFLVFCADMKRHQLACSMHEAEMQSGYTEQFLTASLDCALFAQNVIVAAESLGLGGVYIGGLRNRIADVAELLELPELVYPVFGLCLGKPDQNPEVKPRLPLSVVLKQDRYDDSQDEAVIRDYDETVRQYYRTRTGGNKEMSWSEQISGMLVKEARPHMLPFLQSRGFIKR; this is translated from the coding sequence ATGAACCCGACGATTGAACTGCTCAATGCTCACCGCTCCATCCGCAAATTCACTTCGGAACCTGTCGATCAGGCCACGGTGGAAACATTGATCAAGGCCGGACAGGCGGCTGCCACGTCCAGCTTCATTCAGGCCTGCACCGTTATTCAAGTTTCTCAGGGGGAGAAGCGCAATGCACTGGCCGAGATGGCCGGTAATCAGGCCTATGTAGCGGAAGCCCCTCTGTTTCTGGTGTTCTGTGCTGACATGAAGCGGCACCAGCTGGCCTGCTCAATGCACGAAGCCGAAATGCAGTCCGGTTATACCGAGCAATTCCTGACCGCTTCACTGGACTGTGCCCTGTTTGCACAGAATGTCATCGTTGCAGCCGAGTCACTTGGGCTTGGTGGTGTTTATATTGGCGGCCTGCGCAACAGGATTGCGGATGTGGCCGAATTGCTGGAGTTGCCTGAACTGGTCTATCCGGTATTTGGTCTGTGCCTGGGCAAACCCGATCAGAACCCGGAAGTCAAACCACGCCTTCCCCTGTCAGTGGTGCTTAAACAGGACCGCTACGATGACAGTCAGGACGAGGCTGTCATCCGTGACTATGACGAGACGGTACGCCAGTACTATCGCACCCGTACCGGCGGCAATAAGGAAATGAGCTGGAGTGAGCAGATTTCCGGCATGCTGGTAAAGGAAGCGCGGCCACACATGTTGCCCTTCCTGCAATCCCGGGGGTTTATCAAGCGCTGA
- a CDS encoding alpha-ketoglutarate-dependent dioxygenase AlkB family protein, producing MTLTELSLPNAELRYRPCFLERKEADFLLQLLQQRVNWRQDRIRLFGREHLIPRLQAFQSDPGLYYTYSGLRLAGSDWLPALRPLKQRLESLCGQPFNALLLNLYRDGQDAMGWHADNEPELGPNPLIASISLGAERRFRLRHNTHRETHTLILEHGSLLLMAGPTQHHWQHCLPRSRRCHEPRINLTFRLIHV from the coding sequence GTGACACTGACTGAACTGTCACTGCCGAACGCCGAGTTGCGCTACCGCCCGTGCTTCCTTGAGCGCAAGGAAGCTGATTTTCTGCTGCAACTGCTGCAGCAGCGGGTGAACTGGCGCCAGGATAGGATCCGGCTGTTTGGCCGCGAACATCTGATTCCGCGCCTGCAGGCATTTCAGTCTGATCCCGGGCTTTATTACACCTATTCGGGGCTGCGTCTGGCCGGCAGCGACTGGTTACCCGCTCTGCGGCCACTGAAACAGCGGCTGGAATCACTGTGCGGCCAGCCGTTCAACGCCCTGCTGCTGAACCTCTACCGCGATGGTCAGGATGCCATGGGCTGGCATGCAGACAACGAGCCTGAGCTAGGCCCCAACCCGCTGATCGCATCCATCAGTCTGGGTGCCGAACGCCGCTTCAGACTGCGCCACAATACCCATCGCGAGACTCACACTCTAATACTGGAGCACGGTTCGCTGCTGCTGATGGCCGGCCCAACCCAGCACCACTGGCAGCATTGCCTGCCACGCAGCCGGCGCTGCCATGAACCGCGCATCAACCTGACCTTTCGCCTGATCCATGTATAA
- a CDS encoding ribose-phosphate pyrophosphokinase: MSILLFNPDSDPALASQLARLLDAQAGVLEQRRFPDGESYLRVHTECKGRRCVILCNLFHPDERLLRLLFLADTLREMGASEVGLVTPYLAYMRQDKRFKPGECVSSRPFARLLSEAFDYLVTVDPHLHRYHSLDEIYTIPSRVVQAAPLIAHWIGQHIRDPLLIGPDSESEQWVSHVAGLAGVPFQILQKERRGDYDVSISLPDLEQGQQCTPVLVDDIISSGRTMLETLSHLQSAGLPRATIIGVHGIFAGDAYTRLTQVADVVTTACIPHLSNQIDIAPPIAEAVRELMQQRDTD, translated from the coding sequence ATGAGTATTCTGCTGTTCAATCCTGATTCCGACCCGGCACTGGCATCACAACTGGCTCGACTGCTGGATGCGCAGGCGGGGGTACTGGAACAACGCCGCTTCCCCGACGGCGAAAGCTATCTGCGGGTACACACCGAATGCAAGGGACGCCGGTGTGTCATCCTCTGCAACCTGTTTCACCCTGACGAGCGGCTGCTGCGACTGCTGTTCCTGGCGGATACGCTGCGCGAGATGGGGGCGTCCGAGGTAGGTCTGGTCACCCCCTATCTGGCCTATATGCGACAGGACAAGCGCTTCAAACCGGGCGAGTGTGTCAGCTCCCGCCCCTTTGCCCGATTGCTGTCAGAGGCCTTCGATTATCTGGTGACCGTGGATCCGCACCTGCACCGCTATCACTCATTGGACGAGATCTATACCATCCCATCCCGCGTGGTTCAGGCCGCCCCATTGATTGCACACTGGATCGGTCAGCATATCCGCGACCCTTTGCTTATCGGTCCCGACAGTGAAAGCGAACAGTGGGTATCCCATGTAGCCGGTCTTGCCGGAGTACCGTTCCAGATTCTGCAGAAGGAGCGCCGTGGTGACTATGATGTCAGCATCTCGCTGCCGGATCTTGAACAGGGGCAGCAATGCACTCCGGTACTGGTGGATGACATCATCTCCAGCGGTCGTACCATGCTGGAAACCCTGAGCCACCTGCAGTCTGCCGGCCTGCCCAGAGCGACCATCATCGGCGTACACGGCATCTTTGCCGGCGACGCCTATACACGCCTGACTCAGGTTGCCGATGTGGTCACGACCGCCTGCATCCCGCACCTGAGCAACCAGATCGATATCGCCCCCCCCATCGCCGAGGCGGTGCGCGAGCTGATGCAACAACGTGACACTGACTGA